A window of Desulfatiglans sp. genomic DNA:
CTCCATAGCAAAATCAAAGGGGCTCAGCACTGAAGACGATGTGGGAATACCGCTTGAAAGACTTAAAGAGGGGATGAAACTGCGCAGATCCCTGTATACACAGAGCGGGAGGTTTTTACTGCCCTACGATACTGTATTAACAAATGACATAATAATGAAATTAAAGCGGTTTGCTAAAACCAACCCCATTAAAGGTGAAATTTATGTCACACAGGAGATATGAACACTCAGGAATGGTAAAATCAAATAGTAAATATTTCAAATAGCCGATGAGGAGAGTTATGCAAGACAGGGCGCGGATTCTTTCATTAACAATTATTATGGCCATAGCCTGCATGGTCGTATCTTTTATTTCTATTTTCCCTTTATACAGGACAGCGCTCAAAGAAGAGAGAGAACGTCTCAGGGAAACTGCCCGGAGTCAGGCGCGTTTGATTGAGGCCATAGCAGAATTTGATCTACAATACAGCAGTGATTTTCCCGATGGCTCTCTTGCAGCAACCCTGAGCCAGATTAGAAATGCACATAAAAAATACCAGGGTTTCGGAAAGACAGGTGAATTTGTGCTGGCCAGGAAAGAAGGGGATTTTATTGTATTTTTTTTGAGTCACAGGCACCATGACTTCGATAATCCTGCACCTGTCCCTTTTGATTCAAGACTGGCAGAACCGATGCGGCTTGCACTTACAGGGAAGTCGGGCACAACAATTGGCCCTGATTACCGTGGTACAAATGTCCTGGCCGCCTATGAACCTGTCAATATCCTGAATCTGGGAATAGTCACAAAAATAGATCTGGCAGAGATAAGGCAGCCTTTTATAAAAAGTATTATTGCTTCATTAATCGTTTCATTATTGCTGGTGCTGACAGGCATTTTTTCTTTTCTTAAAATAGGTAATCCATTAATAACACGCCTGAAAAACCACACAGGAGAACTTGAACAGGTTAACAAGACTTTGCTTGCAGAAATTGAGAGCCATAAAAATACCGGGAAAATGCTTAAAGAGAGTGGAGCAATGTTCAGATCCATATTTGAAAATGCCTCTGATGGCATACTCCTATCAGAAATAGATACGAAATATTTTATTACTGGGAATAATAGAATATCAGAAATGCTGGGTTACAGCCTGGAAGAGTTAAAAAATATGCGCGTTATGGATATTCACCCTGAGACCCACCTTAATATGGTTTTGTCTGAGTTTGAAAACTTGGCCAGAGCGGGGAAAAAATCCATAGAAAATGTCCCATGCATAAGAAAAGATAGATCTGTTTTTTATGCAGAGATAAATGGCGCGACTATTCATATTGGCGGCAAAAAATACAACGTCGGTTTTTTCAGGGATGTTACAGATCGTAAAAAAACAGAAGATGCCCTTCGTGAAAATGAATCCTTTATCAGAACCATAATGGAAAATCTTCCGATAGGAATTGCTGTTAACACTGTTAATCCTGTTTATTTTAAATATATCAATCAAAACTTTTATAATATCTACAGGACCTCAAAAGATAAGCTCAAAGATATTGATTCCTTCTGGGATGCTGTTTACGAAGACCCTGAATATCGTGAAGAGATAAGAAACAGGGTATTGAATGACTGTGCTTCAGGTGACCCTGATAAAATGCACTGGGAAGGAATCACTCTAACCCGCAAAGGTGAAGAAACAACTTTCCTAAGCGCCAGGAATATTCCCCTTAGTGATGAAAACCTGATGATATCAACTGTCTGGGATGTAACCAAATTTAAAAATCTTGAAAAACAACTTGAACAGGCACAGAGGATGGAGGCGATAGGGAACCTCGCTGGTGGGATTGCTCATGATTACAACAACATTTCCAGCATAATACTGGGTTATGCGGAATTAGCTCTTGACAATATAAAACCGGATGACCCTGCGTATGAGGACATAAAGGAGATAATAAAGGCAACAGAAAGATCCATAGAAATTACGCGACAACTCCTTGCCTTTGCGCGCAAACAGACCGTTTCGCCAAAGGTCCTTGATCTAAATGATACTATAGGGAACATGCTTAAGATGATAAAACGCTTAATAGGAGAGGATATTGACCTTGCATGGGTTCCCGGTGATAAAATCTGGCCTGTAAAAATGGACCCGGCACAAATCGATCAGATTATTGTGAATTTGTGTGTGAATGCAAGGGATGCAATAGGTGATGTAGGCAAGATCACCATCGAAACAGGAAACATCCGGTTCAATC
This region includes:
- a CDS encoding PAS domain S-box protein, with translation MQDRARILSLTIIMAIACMVVSFISIFPLYRTALKEERERLRETARSQARLIEAIAEFDLQYSSDFPDGSLAATLSQIRNAHKKYQGFGKTGEFVLARKEGDFIVFFLSHRHHDFDNPAPVPFDSRLAEPMRLALTGKSGTTIGPDYRGTNVLAAYEPVNILNLGIVTKIDLAEIRQPFIKSIIASLIVSLLLVLTGIFSFLKIGNPLITRLKNHTGELEQVNKTLLAEIESHKNTGKMLKESGAMFRSIFENASDGILLSEIDTKYFITGNNRISEMLGYSLEELKNMRVMDIHPETHLNMVLSEFENLARAGKKSIENVPCIRKDRSVFYAEINGATIHIGGKKYNVGFFRDVTDRKKTEDALRENESFIRTIMENLPIGIAVNTVNPVYFKYINQNFYNIYRTSKDKLKDIDSFWDAVYEDPEYREEIRNRVLNDCASGDPDKMHWEGITLTRKGEETTFLSARNIPLSDENLMISTVWDVTKFKNLEKQLEQAQRMEAIGNLAGGIAHDYNNISSIILGYAELALDNIKPDDPAYEDIKEIIKATERSIEITRQLLAFARKQTVSPKVLDLNDTIGNMLKMIKRLIGEDIDLAWVPGDKIWPVKMDPAQIDQIIVNLCVNARDAIGDVGKITIETGNIRFNQDYCNDHLEFKPGEYVMLAVSDDGKGMTRNQITKIFEPFYTTKKIGKGTGLGLSTVYGIIKQNNGFINVYSEPQKGSTFKIYIPKEQTGEPIDDEHDERSFDLQGKGETIMIVEDDDAILKLVEKMLSGLNYHVMCASNPNEAITLATNYPGNIVLLITDVILPEMNGRQLSERLKMQFSTLKVLYMSGYTANVIAHRGVLDEGINFIAKPFSCNDLAKKVKEALDAADEKINNC